One Polycladomyces zharkentensis genomic region harbors:
- a CDS encoding RNA-guided endonuclease InsQ/TnpB family protein encodes MRIKLHRRIEGKIKTCTIKRKNGKYYACISCEVEPKSSRTGRQAGVDLGVKHLAVTSDGEFFDHPKYLRKAARRLNFLQRMVSRRKKGSNRRRKAVAMLAKVHEYIANQRRDTAHKISRYLVDNYDWITFEDLKVQGMLKNHNLAKSIADAGWRMLVQFTTYKAEWGR; translated from the coding sequence GTGAGAATCAAACTGCACCGCCGGATTGAAGGAAAGATCAAGACTTGCACCATCAAACGGAAGAACGGGAAGTATTACGCTTGTATTTCATGTGAGGTAGAGCCGAAGTCATCCCGAACCGGTCGACAAGCAGGCGTCGATCTCGGTGTGAAACATCTGGCTGTCACGTCTGATGGCGAATTCTTCGATCATCCCAAGTACCTTCGGAAAGCGGCAAGACGGTTAAATTTTCTTCAGCGTATGGTTTCCCGTAGGAAGAAAGGGTCGAATCGCAGGCGTAAAGCGGTTGCGATGTTGGCGAAGGTTCACGAATACATAGCAAACCAGAGAAGGGACACCGCACACAAGATCAGCCGCTATCTGGTGGACAACTACGATTGGATCACTTTCGAGGACTTGAAGGTTCAGGGGATGTTGAAGAATCACAATCTGGCTAAGAGCATTGCCGACGCAGGTTGGAGGATGCTGGTTCAATTCACGACTTACAAGGCAGAGTGGGGCCGGTAA
- a CDS encoding MarR family winged helix-turn-helix transcriptional regulator — MKDPEFLKLDNQLCFTIYACSREIGRIYRPLLDELGITYPQYLTLLVLWEHREMTVKELGERLYLDSGTLTPMLKRMEAAGLIRRQRSADDERKVIVRLTERGDALKKRAYCIPKTLLEKSGISEEEFRELLSRFKSLLQRVHQQNRLNE; from the coding sequence ATGAAAGACCCCGAATTCTTGAAGTTGGACAATCAACTTTGCTTCACCATTTATGCCTGTTCCAGAGAAATTGGCCGCATATACCGCCCTCTGCTCGATGAATTGGGCATTACCTACCCCCAATATCTTACCCTTTTGGTGTTGTGGGAGCACCGTGAAATGACCGTTAAAGAGCTGGGAGAACGGCTCTACTTGGATTCCGGCACATTGACTCCCATGTTGAAGCGGATGGAAGCCGCCGGTCTCATCCGAAGGCAACGGTCCGCCGACGATGAGCGCAAAGTGATCGTACGTCTCACCGAACGTGGAGACGCGCTGAAGAAAAGAGCTTATTGCATTCCGAAAACCCTGCTGGAGAAAAGCGGGATTTCGGAGGAAGAGTTCCGAGAGCTTCTGTCCCGGTTCAAATCCCTTTTGCAACGGGTACATCAACAAAACCGCCTGAATGAGTGA
- the accB gene encoding acetyl-CoA carboxylase biotin carboxyl carrier protein yields the protein MQFRVHEFRELIKLIHETDIELFEFEKDGNKLVIKKGPKGQTTVVNQPAAGQPEPIVPTPPPAPQAPLPAPQPAAEQPAPAKPEQKPAEEEDANLHKIVSPMVGTFYRAPAPDADPYVKEGDQVEENTVVCIVEAMKLMNEIEAEVRGTIVKVLVENGQLVEYGQPLFLVKTT from the coding sequence ATGCAATTTCGTGTACATGAATTTCGCGAACTCATCAAGCTGATCCACGAAACCGACATCGAACTGTTTGAGTTCGAGAAAGACGGAAACAAACTGGTGATCAAAAAAGGGCCGAAAGGACAAACGACCGTGGTGAACCAACCGGCCGCCGGACAACCGGAGCCGATTGTGCCGACGCCGCCTCCGGCCCCGCAAGCACCGCTCCCGGCTCCACAACCCGCGGCAGAACAGCCTGCTCCTGCCAAACCTGAGCAAAAGCCGGCGGAGGAAGAGGATGCCAATTTACATAAAATCGTGTCGCCCATGGTGGGTACGTTCTACCGTGCGCCGGCTCCGGATGCGGATCCATACGTCAAAGAGGGGGACCAAGTGGAGGAAAATACGGTCGTCTGCATTGTCGAAGCGATGAAACTGATGAACGAGATCGAAGCAGAAGTTCGCGGCACCATTGTCAAAGTACTGGTAGAGAACGGACAGCTGGTTGAATACGGACAGCCGCTGTTTTTGGTGAAAACAACCTGA
- a CDS encoding Asp23/Gls24 family envelope stress response protein, which translates to MTNHNPIDHVDYQVNELGKIEIAPEVIQIISGLAAQQVEGVAGLSGGVVGDLTQLLGRKNLRQGVRVEVGDETKIEVALVIAFGYHIPEVGRNVQEAVKSAVENMTGLSVSEVVVKVEAVKFSSEKQTDTESQRVK; encoded by the coding sequence ATGACCAATCATAACCCGATCGACCATGTCGATTACCAAGTGAACGAGTTGGGGAAAATTGAGATTGCACCGGAAGTGATCCAAATCATTTCCGGGCTGGCCGCCCAACAGGTGGAAGGGGTGGCCGGTCTCAGCGGTGGGGTGGTCGGTGACCTGACCCAACTCTTGGGACGAAAAAATTTGCGTCAGGGCGTTCGCGTCGAAGTGGGTGACGAGACGAAAATCGAAGTGGCACTCGTCATCGCGTTCGGCTACCATATCCCGGAAGTGGGACGGAACGTCCAGGAAGCGGTCAAGTCGGCTGTGGAAAACATGACGGGCTTGAGCGTGAGCGAAGTGGTCGTCAAAGTGGAAGCAGTCAAATTTTCCAGCGAAAAACAAACGGACACCGAGTCCCAGCGTGTGAAGTGA
- a CDS encoding glycerol-3-phosphate dehydrogenase/oxidase: protein MGYSFSARERSRVVQTLSEQEWDLLVIGGGITGAGIALDAQTRGIQTALIEMQDFAAGTSSRSTKLVHGGLRYLKQLEFGLVAEVGRERAIVYENAPHVTTPEWMLLPIVRGGTYGKWAASFGVYLYDRLAGVKKSERRKMLNAEETLAKEPLLRKEGLKGSCIYVEYRTDDARLTLEVLKEAVAQGALAVNYVKATDFLYRDGKLIGVKAMDLLQRRELVIKARKIVNAAGPWVDFLREKDGSKQGKTLHWTKGVHIVVDQSRFPLRHAVYFDTPDGRMVFAIPRDGKTYIGTTDTDYHEDLEHPRITVEDRDYLLRAVNRMFPSLGLTPHDVESGWAGIRPLIHEAGKSPSEISRKDEMFRSDSGLITIAGGKLTGYRKMAQKVVDLVASELEAETKQNFGPCRTADLPLSGGKFGGSAHYPAFLKEQIQAGMEWGLAREEAEKLVRRYGSNVGLVYDIVKKRSEEAASFGLPPDVFAALVYGVEHEMTATPSDFFIRRTSAMFFDIDWVRRWKEPVTSAMAHLLGWDEETTEQHRRNLEQRLTEATEVV from the coding sequence ATGGGTTATTCGTTTTCTGCGCGGGAACGTTCCCGTGTTGTACAGACGTTATCGGAGCAGGAATGGGACTTGTTGGTAATCGGCGGTGGCATTACCGGTGCGGGGATTGCATTGGATGCGCAAACTCGCGGCATCCAAACGGCGCTGATCGAGATGCAGGATTTTGCCGCCGGTACGTCCAGCCGATCCACCAAGTTGGTACATGGCGGTTTGCGCTATCTCAAACAGTTGGAATTCGGATTGGTTGCCGAAGTGGGGCGGGAACGTGCCATCGTTTACGAGAACGCCCCGCATGTGACCACACCGGAGTGGATGTTGCTCCCGATTGTCCGGGGCGGCACTTACGGCAAATGGGCCGCTTCCTTCGGTGTTTACCTCTACGACCGGCTGGCCGGCGTGAAAAAAAGTGAGCGACGAAAAATGCTGAACGCGGAAGAAACGTTGGCCAAAGAACCGCTATTGCGCAAGGAGGGATTGAAAGGTTCCTGTATTTACGTCGAATACCGCACCGACGATGCCCGTTTGACGCTGGAGGTGTTGAAGGAAGCGGTGGCACAGGGTGCCTTGGCGGTCAACTATGTCAAGGCGACCGATTTCCTGTATCGGGACGGAAAGCTGATCGGTGTCAAAGCGATGGATTTGCTCCAACGCCGCGAATTGGTGATCAAAGCCAGGAAAATCGTCAATGCGGCAGGCCCCTGGGTAGATTTTTTGCGTGAAAAGGACGGTTCCAAACAGGGGAAAACGCTGCACTGGACCAAAGGCGTACACATCGTGGTGGATCAGTCCCGTTTTCCGTTGCGTCATGCCGTCTATTTTGATACGCCGGACGGACGGATGGTATTTGCCATCCCTCGGGACGGGAAAACGTACATCGGTACGACGGATACCGACTACCATGAGGATCTCGAGCACCCCCGCATCACGGTGGAGGATCGGGATTATTTGTTGCGGGCCGTCAATCGGATGTTCCCCAGTCTTGGGCTGACCCCGCATGATGTCGAGTCCGGCTGGGCGGGTATCCGACCATTGATCCACGAGGCAGGAAAATCCCCGTCGGAGATTTCCCGCAAGGATGAGATGTTCCGTTCGGATTCCGGACTCATCACGATCGCCGGCGGGAAGCTGACGGGGTATCGGAAAATGGCGCAAAAAGTGGTCGACCTTGTCGCTTCCGAATTGGAGGCGGAAACCAAACAGAATTTCGGCCCGTGCCGGACGGCCGATCTTCCATTGTCCGGCGGCAAATTCGGAGGTTCTGCCCATTATCCCGCATTTTTGAAGGAACAAATCCAAGCGGGCATGGAATGGGGGCTTGCCAGGGAAGAGGCGGAGAAATTGGTTCGCCGTTACGGTTCCAATGTGGGTTTGGTGTATGATATTGTAAAAAAACGAAGCGAGGAAGCTGCTTCATTCGGGCTTCCGCCGGATGTGTTCGCTGCTCTGGTATACGGTGTGGAACATGAAATGACCGCTACCCCGAGTGATTTCTTCATCCGCCGTACCAGTGCGATGTTTTTCGATATCGACTGGGTTCGCCGGTGGAAAGAGCCGGTGACGTCGGCGATGGCACATCTGTTGGGATGGGATGAAGAAACAACGGAACAACATCGTCGTAATCTGGAGCAACGATTGACCGAAGCGACGGAAGTGGTGTGA
- the amaP gene encoding alkaline shock response membrane anchor protein AmaP, giving the protein MKLLDRVLVLFLSLFVTVASALGVWFFSGLGLSKYDAVRMVEALYAYQARQWTAVGLSLLLMLIGLRLLLVTVRRPGADLGVDRLTEIGYIRISLDTLESLAVKAARRVRGIRDLTARVRMSGNNASVGVGLKLTVDGETPIQTLSEELQRVVKTHIEEIAGVTVDQISVYVTDTVQPDRTRIRVE; this is encoded by the coding sequence GTGAAGCTGCTGGACCGAGTGCTTGTGTTATTTCTCAGCCTTTTTGTGACCGTCGCCTCCGCTCTCGGTGTGTGGTTCTTTTCGGGTTTGGGTTTGTCCAAATACGATGCTGTCCGTATGGTTGAGGCGTTGTACGCATACCAAGCCCGGCAATGGACGGCTGTCGGTCTCAGTCTGCTGTTGATGCTGATCGGTCTCAGACTTTTGCTGGTAACCGTTCGTCGCCCCGGAGCCGACCTCGGTGTGGACCGGTTGACGGAAATCGGGTATATTCGCATTTCATTGGACACATTGGAGAGTTTGGCTGTGAAAGCCGCCAGAAGGGTGCGGGGGATTCGCGACTTGACCGCCCGTGTCCGGATGAGCGGCAATAACGCCTCCGTGGGCGTGGGGTTGAAACTGACCGTGGACGGGGAAACGCCGATTCAGACATTGTCCGAAGAACTCCAGCGGGTCGTCAAAACACATATCGAAGAGATTGCCGGGGTGACGGTCGATCAAATCTCCGTCTACGTCACAGACACGGTTCAGCCTGATCGCACGCGGATTCGCGTCGAATAA
- the accC gene encoding acetyl-CoA carboxylase biotin carboxylase subunit codes for MFQKVLIANRGEIAVRVIRACRELGIQTAAVYSEADKDALHVKLADEAYCIGPAPSRDSYLNMTNLMSTATLIGADAIHPGYGFLAENADFAELCAACGITFIGPHPSAITKMGDKTTARETMKEAGVPTVPGTEGLIEDIDEAVAVAREIGFPVIVKATAGGGGKGMRVVHSEEELKRAIRMAQQEAEANFGNPGVYLEKFLIEPRHIEIQVLADNHGNVIHLGERDCSIQRRYQKLVEEAPSPALTPELRERMGQAAVAAAKAVNYSGAGTVEFLLDKEGNFYFMEMNTRIQVEHPVTELVTGIDLVKEQIRIAAGEPLSVKQEDVRFDGWSIECRINAEDPDRNFIPSPGEIRFYLPPGGPGVRVDSAAYTGYRIPPYYDSMIAKLIVWGKDREEAIDRMRRALQEFAIDGVKTTIPFHLKLMQHPQFVSGDFHIQFLEKTNLNEERSKDDQS; via the coding sequence ATGTTTCAAAAAGTCTTGATCGCGAACCGCGGAGAAATCGCCGTCCGCGTGATTCGCGCATGCCGCGAACTCGGAATTCAAACGGCGGCCGTCTATTCGGAGGCGGACAAGGATGCACTGCACGTCAAATTGGCGGATGAGGCGTATTGCATCGGTCCGGCGCCATCGAGAGACAGCTACCTCAACATGACCAACCTGATGAGTACCGCCACGTTGATCGGTGCGGACGCCATCCATCCCGGTTACGGATTCTTGGCGGAAAACGCCGATTTTGCCGAGCTGTGCGCCGCTTGCGGAATCACTTTTATCGGCCCGCACCCATCGGCCATCACCAAAATGGGGGACAAGACCACCGCGCGGGAAACGATGAAAGAGGCCGGTGTACCAACCGTTCCGGGAACGGAAGGGCTGATCGAGGATATCGATGAAGCGGTGGCCGTGGCCCGGGAAATCGGCTTTCCCGTCATCGTCAAGGCGACTGCCGGCGGTGGCGGAAAAGGAATGCGTGTGGTTCACAGCGAAGAAGAATTGAAACGGGCAATCCGTATGGCCCAGCAGGAAGCGGAAGCCAACTTCGGCAACCCGGGGGTGTATCTGGAGAAATTCCTCATCGAGCCGCGTCACATCGAGATTCAGGTGTTGGCGGACAACCACGGCAACGTCATCCACTTGGGTGAGCGGGATTGCTCGATTCAGCGCCGATACCAAAAACTGGTGGAGGAAGCGCCTTCCCCGGCTTTGACTCCCGAATTGCGGGAGCGCATGGGGCAGGCGGCGGTGGCCGCGGCCAAGGCGGTCAATTACTCCGGAGCCGGAACGGTGGAGTTCCTGCTGGACAAAGAAGGCAACTTCTACTTCATGGAGATGAACACCCGCATCCAGGTGGAACACCCCGTCACAGAGCTGGTGACCGGGATCGACCTGGTGAAGGAACAGATACGTATCGCGGCGGGTGAACCGCTGTCCGTCAAGCAGGAAGACGTCCGTTTTGACGGGTGGTCCATCGAATGCCGGATCAATGCGGAAGATCCGGATCGGAACTTCATCCCTTCTCCGGGTGAAATCCGGTTTTACTTGCCGCCGGGCGGCCCGGGAGTACGCGTGGACAGTGCCGCTTATACGGGGTATCGGATTCCTCCTTACTACGACTCCATGATCGCCAAGTTGATCGTCTGGGGCAAAGACCGGGAAGAGGCGATTGACCGTATGCGGCGGGCGTTGCAGGAGTTTGCGATTGACGGGGTGAAAACGACGATCCCGTTCCATTTGAAGCTGATGCAACATCCACAGTTTGTCAGCGGAGATTTCCATATTCAGTTTCTTGAAAAAACCAATTTGAACGAGGAGCGTTCGAAAGATGACCAATCATAA
- the larC gene encoding nickel pincer cofactor biosynthesis protein LarC: protein MKALYFDCFSGISGDMVLASLIDLGADLSYIEEHLKQLPVDPFEIRVETVMKRGIAAKKLRLYIKGDHQHHGHRRAAEIFDMIDKSELPPRVKRRSRAIFHVIALAEGKIHGIDPGDVHFHEVGAMDSILDIIGVCLALENLDIGEILASPVPTGYGKVRMAHGMYPIPAPATAELLTGIPLADLTVEGELTTPTGAGILKALVNEFGPLRSLTMERIGYGAGERDFDHPNVLRAILVQKQHASLSQVDGERIDVQRTGEISATEEFAVAAPIPDHSGENGGSHQDIRD from the coding sequence ATGAAGGCGCTGTATTTCGATTGCTTCTCCGGTATTTCCGGTGACATGGTACTGGCCTCCCTGATCGATCTCGGTGCCGATCTTTCCTATATCGAAGAGCATCTCAAGCAGCTGCCGGTCGATCCGTTTGAGATACGCGTGGAGACGGTGATGAAGCGGGGCATCGCCGCAAAAAAATTGCGGCTGTACATCAAGGGAGACCATCAGCACCATGGGCACCGGCGGGCGGCAGAGATTTTCGACATGATCGACAAGAGTGAGTTGCCGCCACGGGTGAAGCGGCGCAGCCGGGCCATTTTCCATGTGATCGCGTTGGCGGAAGGGAAGATTCACGGCATTGATCCAGGTGATGTTCATTTCCATGAAGTGGGTGCCATGGATTCGATCCTCGACATCATTGGCGTGTGTCTGGCGTTGGAAAACCTTGATATCGGCGAAATCCTCGCCTCCCCGGTACCGACCGGATACGGTAAAGTACGGATGGCGCACGGCATGTACCCCATCCCGGCGCCGGCCACAGCCGAACTGCTGACCGGCATTCCGCTGGCGGATCTGACTGTGGAGGGCGAACTGACCACACCGACGGGTGCCGGGATTTTAAAAGCGCTGGTGAATGAATTCGGTCCGCTCCGCTCGTTGACGATGGAACGGATCGGCTACGGGGCTGGAGAGAGGGATTTCGACCATCCGAACGTGCTGAGGGCGATTTTGGTGCAAAAGCAGCATGCATCTTTATCGCAGGTGGATGGAGAGCGGATCGACGTACAGAGAACGGGGGAGATTTCCGCGACAGAGGAATTCGCTGTGGCCGCCCCGATCCCGGACCATTCAGGGGAAAATGGCGGCAGCCATCAGGATATCCGTGATTGA
- a CDS encoding DUF2273 domain-containing protein, with translation MDWKWLEYLWVHHRGRLIGTLAGLILGIVYLVVGLWKTFVFALIVGIGYFVGREWDGRKDLRQVLEDWFPDRWMRK, from the coding sequence ATGGATTGGAAATGGTTGGAGTATTTGTGGGTGCACCATCGCGGGCGTCTGATCGGAACGCTGGCCGGATTGATTTTGGGCATCGTCTATTTGGTGGTTGGATTGTGGAAAACCTTTGTGTTTGCGCTGATCGTGGGCATCGGTTATTTTGTCGGGAGAGAATGGGATGGGCGGAAAGACTTGCGACAGGTGTTGGAAGATTGGTTTCCTGATCGTTGGATGAGAAAATAA
- a CDS encoding RNA-guided endonuclease InsQ/TnpB family protein, giving the protein MRTYKFKLEPTKEQIEKMEWTLGMCRWLYNSMLEQRKFAYKRRGITLNYHKQAIELPELKKEIPEFKEIHSQVLQDVAKRLEKAFQAFFPRVKLGEKPGYPRFQGKNRYDSFTYLSSSRLQTGWKVPEALQNWRCENQTAPPD; this is encoded by the coding sequence ATGAGAACCTACAAATTCAAGCTGGAACCAACGAAAGAGCAAATCGAGAAAATGGAATGGACACTGGGCATGTGTCGCTGGCTCTACAACTCCATGCTTGAACAACGAAAGTTCGCCTACAAAAGACGCGGTATTACGTTGAACTATCACAAGCAAGCAATAGAACTTCCAGAACTTAAGAAGGAGATCCCGGAGTTTAAAGAGATCCATTCTCAGGTTCTTCAAGATGTAGCCAAGCGGTTGGAAAAAGCATTTCAAGCGTTTTTCCCTCGAGTAAAACTCGGGGAAAAACCGGGATACCCTCGCTTTCAAGGTAAGAACCGATACGACAGCTTCACCTACCTATCCTCAAGCCGGCTACAAACTGGATGGAAAGTACCTGAAGCTCTCCAAAATTGGCGATGTGAGAATCAAACTGCACCGCCGGATTGA
- a CDS encoding glycerol-3-phosphate responsive antiterminator produces MHFQQQKILPAAKSIKDFEMLMDSSYQYIILLDCHVAQLKALIQLANRHGKKVMLHVDLIQGLRNDEHAAEFLCQQIKPAGLISTRTQVVHVAKKKKLIGIQRIFLLDTHALETSYRLLETSRPDYIEVLPGIIPHMIREVHERTGIPVLAGGLIRTPEEAEQALSAGAVAVTTSNRSLWKMR; encoded by the coding sequence ATGCATTTCCAGCAACAGAAAATTCTGCCTGCTGCCAAAAGCATCAAGGATTTTGAAATGCTCATGGACAGTTCGTATCAATACATCATCCTGCTCGACTGTCACGTCGCACAACTGAAGGCGCTGATCCAACTGGCTAATCGCCACGGCAAAAAAGTAATGCTTCATGTCGATTTGATTCAAGGTCTCAGAAACGATGAACATGCCGCTGAATTTCTGTGTCAGCAAATCAAGCCTGCAGGGTTGATTTCAACCCGAACCCAGGTAGTGCACGTGGCGAAGAAAAAGAAACTGATCGGCATCCAACGGATTTTCCTGCTGGACACCCATGCGTTGGAAACCAGTTACCGCCTGTTGGAAACGTCTCGCCCGGATTACATCGAAGTGTTGCCAGGGATCATCCCGCACATGATTCGGGAAGTTCATGAACGAACCGGGATTCCGGTGCTGGCGGGCGGGTTGATCCGTACACCCGAAGAAGCAGAACAAGCCCTCTCCGCGGGTGCTGTCGCCGTCACTACCTCCAACCGTTCTCTCTGGAAAATGCGCTGA
- the nusB gene encoding transcription antitermination factor NusB, whose product MSRRQVREKILQTLYQVDLNPEPAEKVIERVKKSLPEDERAFFGRVVGGVLTHMDRLDAVLSDFLKKGWSLYRLAVVDRAVLRMALYELMFEEEIPPGVTLNEAVELAKAYSTEESGKFVNGVLGAIVEKQKEIRERLTKEELE is encoded by the coding sequence ATGAGCAGGAGACAGGTACGCGAAAAAATATTGCAGACGTTGTATCAGGTGGATCTCAACCCCGAACCGGCCGAAAAAGTGATCGAGCGGGTGAAAAAGAGCTTGCCCGAGGACGAACGGGCATTTTTCGGTCGTGTGGTCGGGGGCGTCCTTACTCATATGGACCGGTTGGATGCGGTTCTCAGCGATTTTTTGAAAAAGGGTTGGAGCCTCTACCGGTTGGCCGTGGTCGATCGGGCGGTGTTGCGGATGGCGTTGTATGAGTTGATGTTTGAAGAAGAGATTCCGCCGGGAGTCACGTTGAATGAAGCGGTTGAATTGGCCAAAGCATACAGCACCGAAGAGTCGGGGAAATTTGTCAATGGTGTGCTGGGGGCAATCGTGGAGAAACAGAAGGAAATCCGTGAGCGACTGACAAAGGAGGAGCTTGAATGA
- a CDS encoding ZIP family metal transporter — MAGALGWTLLAAFGYVIGGSMVWFKKSWSSQGLTTLVALSTGLLLAVAIGGMLPHGLSESPSQAPWLLVGMLAAFTFQRWHTKHRLSSKTEMDRRQGAVWSVLSGMGIHAYFEGFAIGAGFHVDPHFGIVVLLALVLHKIPEGVAISTLTMAGFQERKKAVGAAGILGICTVFGTVTALWIVDLPWLQGQFSGIALLFSAGILLYVVGTELWPAVNRMEHSQTVWWFLSGILLYYLLGWGSTLIAPIHHHDAGATANPHHSQDAGHHHLHPVEIPKGKPIPIVHLQVHRDSESGWNLHVQTKHFQFTPELINGPNRIGEGHMHLFVDGNKIARLYGPWYHLDNLGPGKHEIRVEPVTNQHAPYVHNGKKIEDATIVIEK; from the coding sequence GTGGCAGGAGCTTTGGGGTGGACTCTGTTGGCCGCCTTTGGCTATGTAATCGGGGGAAGCATGGTTTGGTTCAAAAAAAGTTGGTCATCTCAAGGTTTGACCACGCTGGTGGCACTCAGTACCGGCCTGCTGTTAGCTGTGGCCATTGGCGGTATGCTGCCACACGGTTTATCCGAATCGCCGTCACAGGCCCCCTGGCTCTTGGTCGGCATGTTGGCGGCGTTCACCTTTCAGAGGTGGCATACGAAGCACCGCTTGTCTTCCAAAACAGAAATGGACCGACGCCAAGGTGCCGTCTGGAGCGTGTTATCCGGGATGGGAATCCACGCCTATTTTGAGGGGTTTGCCATAGGAGCCGGTTTCCATGTCGATCCCCACTTTGGAATCGTGGTATTGCTTGCGCTCGTGTTGCACAAAATTCCGGAAGGTGTCGCCATTTCCACCCTGACGATGGCCGGATTCCAGGAGCGGAAAAAAGCCGTTGGGGCAGCCGGAATACTGGGGATTTGCACCGTTTTCGGAACCGTAACGGCTTTATGGATAGTGGATCTTCCTTGGTTACAAGGTCAATTTTCCGGCATTGCGCTCTTATTCTCGGCCGGGATTCTGCTTTATGTAGTGGGAACGGAATTATGGCCGGCCGTTAATCGGATGGAACATTCCCAAACTGTTTGGTGGTTTTTATCCGGTATCTTACTCTATTACTTACTTGGGTGGGGAAGTACGCTGATCGCTCCCATTCATCATCACGATGCCGGCGCAACAGCGAACCCTCACCACTCCCAAGACGCCGGCCATCATCATCTGCACCCGGTTGAAATCCCGAAGGGAAAACCGATCCCCATTGTACACCTGCAAGTTCACAGGGATTCAGAATCCGGTTGGAACCTCCATGTACAAACGAAACATTTTCAGTTTACGCCTGAACTGATCAACGGACCCAACCGGATCGGCGAAGGCCATATGCATCTCTTTGTGGACGGCAACAAAATCGCCCGTTTATATGGACCGTGGTACCACTTGGACAATCTGGGCCCAGGAAAGCATGAAATACGAGTAGAACCCGTCACCAATCAACATGCCCCTTATGTCCATAACGGGAAGAAAATCGAAGATGCAACGATTGTGATTGAAAAGTGA